The nucleotide window CCTGACGGGGCTCTCTCACGTTCTGATCGGCTCGGTCGCCGAGAGTGTCGTACGTACGGCTCCGTGCCCGGTCCTGATACTTCCACGCCGCATGAATGGCCAGGCCGAAGATCAAACCTGAGCTCCCGGTGAGAAATAGAAACCTGTTTGCCCCACACAGGGATTTGCAGATCGGAAGATGCTTGCATTGAGATCAATTCTTGTACCCGTAGACGCTTCGTCCGGCTCGGAGGCCGCTCTGCACTTCGGTCGGCGGCTGGCGGAGAAGCGGAATGTCGCCGTCCACGTGGTTCACGTTGCAGCGACACCGCCGGCTGCGGCACGCTTCAAGGATGAGTTTTCGTCGCGGCTGTCGGAAGTGGCCGATGGCGGCCTTGATGTCACGGTCGAGGCTGTTGCCGCTAGCCGACCGGACCAGGCCATTATCGAGCAGTCGCAGGCACTGGATGTCGATGCCATTTTTATGGGCAAGCATGGATCCCGTACCACCGACCGCCTCCTGACATACCTCGGCGCTTACGGACAGGTGATCGGGACAACCGCAGAGTATGTCGTACGCACGGCGGATCGGCCGGTCCTCCTGACAAGCCCGCGATTCGTTCATGGGCCAGTCGACATCCGACGAATTCTGATCGCCATCGACTTTTCCGACTACACTCCGTCGGCCATTCGCGTCGGCAGAGAACTGGCGACCCTGTACAATGCGGAGATCGAGTTCATCCACGTTCGAAACGGAGGCACTTCGATGCTGCCTCCGGAGATCGAATTGGAATCGACCCAGGTCGACTTCTGTAATTTTGTAGTTAGAAAAGGGCAGGTCGATAAGTCTGTGATTGACAGGATCGCGGAGCGTGGAGTGGATATGCTGGTGATTCACTCTCATGGTCACACCAGCGATCGGCGGGCCCGCCTCGGGGAGATGGCCGACAAGCTAATTCGATCCGCGCCTTGCTCTGTTCTCACGATAAAGTCGTTCGGCAAGGCGCTCGTCGAACCGGACGACTCGGATCGGCAACTGGCAGCGCGGTTCTTCAACGAGATCGCCGCCGCGACCTGACTCGATACGACCTGCCGGCAGCCCGTGCCGGCCCGCGCGCCGCCGGGCTTTCACCGTCACAAATCGTTCGGGTTGTCTGCCCGGCTTCGTAGGGGCGCCCTGCTCCACCGAGCGTCACCTTCCAGCGTATCCTTCGTACATCCAGCAGACTAGCTGACTGGCAGAACATATAGCTGTCGGCCCACAGGGTCGGAGTAGAACATAGATGGCAGTTTTGAAGGACAAACCCACATGGCGGGGCTCTCGCACCCGAGAGGACAGACCGAGTACGGACGACGGAGTTGAGCGGTCGGGTCTACTGAATAGCGGGGAACGGCCGAAGAGGTC belongs to Rhodothermales bacterium and includes:
- a CDS encoding universal stress protein yields the protein MRSILVPVDASSGSEAALHFGRRLAEKRNVAVHVVHVAATPPAAARFKDEFSSRLSEVADGGLDVTVEAVAASRPDQAIIEQSQALDVDAIFMGKHGSRTTDRLLTYLGAYGQVIGTTAEYVVRTADRPVLLTSPRFVHGPVDIRRILIAIDFSDYTPSAIRVGRELATLYNAEIEFIHVRNGGTSMLPPEIELESTQVDFCNFVVRKGQVDKSVIDRIAERGVDMLVIHSHGHTSDRRARLGEMADKLIRSAPCSVLTIKSFGKALVEPDDSDRQLAARFFNEIAAAT